One stretch of Miscanthus floridulus cultivar M001 chromosome 18, ASM1932011v1, whole genome shotgun sequence DNA includes these proteins:
- the LOC136522508 gene encoding exocyst complex component EXO70A1-like, with translation MLKILTFVDIVVAWDPNTTQEFLSMDQIMPPPPYNKLISLLGVHDALSQASYKILTQIQRSTSVEVRRIENEMTMLLSAYKNKLGEAMRSTMEKIRTKSMEDGDDSSSPQGSSDIHKVTRSVMTYIRFLCSNYSSVDAAICGNEYVPHIENIPSLHSMTIEMVSCLQEKLANIAESFSDQALRFLFLLNNSYFIQEFQYFYCFKQPMLPVDFNHQIEDHMERYLQVSWAPLLSCLSNSTSLCLGKNYSPLSKFESEFEKTYTTQKQWKVPDPELRRRLREVITEKIIPDYKEYIEDIKASNPKISPLELEVMLQELFEG, from the coding sequence ATGTTGAAGATCCTCACTTTTGTTGACATTGTAGTTGCTTGGGATCCCAACACGACACAAGAGTTTCTTTCTATGGATCAGATTATGCCGCCACCACCATACAATAAGCTCATTAGCCTGCTGGGTGTGCACGACGCTCTGTCTCAAGCCTCATACAAGATCCTAACGCAAATTCAAAGGTCAACCTCTGTAGAAGTTAGAAGGATAGAGAACGAAATGACCATGCTTCTATCAGCATATAAGAACAAGTTGGGTGAGGCGATGAGGAGCACAATGGAGAAGATTAGGACCAAGTCGATGGAGGATGGTGATGACTCGTCAAGTCCACAAGGATCATCAGACATTCACAAGGTCACTCGGTCCGTAATGACGTACATCAGGTTCCTGTGCTCTAATTACTCGTCGGTGGATGCAGCTATATGTGGTAATGAGTATGTGCCTCATATTGAAAACATACCATCGTTGCACAGCATGACCATAGAGATGGTGTCTTGTCTACAAGAAAAGCTTGCCAACATAGCAGAATCATTTTCAGATCAAGCCCTCAGGTTCTTATTCTTGCTCAACAACTCATACTTCATCCAGGAGTTCCAGTATTTCTATTGTTTCAAACAGCCCATGCTACCTGTCGATTTCAATCACCAAATCGAGGATCATATGGAGAGATATCTACAAGTGTCATGGGCACCGCTGCTGTCATGCTTATCCAATTCTACGTCTCTTTGTTTGGGGAAAAATTACTCTCCATTGTCCAAGTTCGAGTCTGAATTTGAGAAAACCTACACCACCCAAAAGCAGTGGAAGGTCCCAGATCCTGAGCTCAGGAGAAGGCTGCGTGAAGTTATTACCGAGAAAATCATTCCAGACTATAAAGAATACATAGAGGATATCAAAGCTTCCAACCCAAAAATCAGTCCCCTGGAGTTGGAGGTGATGCTGCAAGAGCTATTCGAAGGATGA
- the LOC136524550 gene encoding uncharacterized protein: MTEPVAKLVKHFSKLFVVSAKASRNIRTTHRPRPAQTLLLCSLPFSPNPSGSVPRLAWAAAGRGRTLAPASTGGEQRAQGPGAPQGRGALQPTTPRLRGSERKAARAATPWGAGCGAVPTPQRACVYRCRVRASGLRGCRDRPASSTLVSGWPCRTLLSKLGRARWSHCVHRGHHHTEDAVLQQNRATSHLGISGEVEDKYGFRTMLETSKGTTLVKHAATTDASCSKDTESSDDLIVKQRMLIQQLVEKTQGMTQKIARLERVIHQLDADHQGNVKMLDVAKDFFDSFKPTRAANGAIEFFSEDDEDIVQKINHMKDFFSYFVLSDRVKSKGMDKVA; this comes from the exons ATGACAGAACCAGTTGCAAAACTTGTTAAGCATTTTAGCAAGTTATTTGTTGTATCAGCCAAG GCGTCCAGGAACATCCGCACTACACATCGGCCCCGGCCCGCTCAGACGCTCCTTCTCTGCTCTCTCCCGTTTTCCCCAAACCCTAGCGGGTCGGTGCCGCGGCTCGCCTGGGCGGCTGCAGGCAGAGGGCGGACTCTGGCTCCGGCGTCGACGGGCGGCGAGCAGCGTGCGCAGGGGCCGGGGGCGCCGCAGGGACGCGGGGCTCTGCAACCTACGACTCCGAGGCTGCGAGGCTCCGAGCGCAAGGCGGCGAGGGCAGCAACTCCGTGGGGTGCAGGGTGCGGGGCGGTCCCAACGCCGCAGCGCGCTTGTGTGTACCGGTGTAGGGTACGGGCGTCGGGCCTACGGGGCTGCAGGGACCGGCCGGCGTCCAGCACGCTTGTCTCAGGATGGCCCTGCAGAACTTTATTAAGCAAGCT TGGGCGGGCAAGATGGTCCCATTGTGTGCATCGGGGACACCATCACACCGAGGATGCAGTGTTGCAGCAGAACCGTGCTACAAG TCATTTAGGAATTTCAGGAGAAGTGGAAGACAAATATGGTTTCAGGACCATGTTGGAGACCAGCAAGGGAACAACATTAGTCAAGCATGCAGCGACCACAGATGCTTCTTGCTCCAAGGATACTGAGTCATCGGATGACCTGATTGTTAAGCAACGCATGCTAATCCAACAGCTTGTAGAGAAGACTCAAGGAATGACACAGAAAATAGCAAGGTTGGAGCGGGTCATACATCAGCTTGACGCCGATCATCAGGGAAATGTAAAAATGTTGGATGTTGCCAAG GATTTCTTCGACTCTTTCAAACCCACTAGAGCAGCAAATGGCGCCATTGAATTTTTTTCAGAAGATGACGAGGATATTGTTCAGAAGATAAATCACATGAAG GATTTCTTTAGCTATTTTGTCCTTTCTGACCGTGTGAAGTCTAAGGGCATGGACAAAGTGGCTTAG